One window of the Eucalyptus grandis isolate ANBG69807.140 chromosome 6, ASM1654582v1, whole genome shotgun sequence genome contains the following:
- the LOC104449579 gene encoding type IV inositol polyphosphate 5-phosphatase 3 isoform X4: MRRRKSETFRAQYINTKEIKIRVGTWNVGGKLPPDDLDIDEWLNISEPADIYVLGLQEIVPLNAGNIFGAEDNRPVPKWENIIRETLNRVRPTKAKVKCYSDPPSPSRFKPSEDIPDIEEELLLETDSDGDEEVHPIDDELDGFGEERPVTDRSTFTTFGGAHNADGGKFSELDGQDLERQFSSPKRLDRLNCLRTQEEVEAPLAQRNTKLTRMLSGSERIGLIWPEPPLNLISEGVLERPNSFKSIRSFQVSKSFKTVNSFKSFTNEAPLDLSLLAELDIESLLKRKRQKPYVRIVSKQMVGIFLTIWVRRSLRRHIQNLKVSTVGVGVMGYIGNKGSVSVSMSIYQTFFCFICTHLTAGEKDGDELKRNADVREIRRRTHFRAVSGIRLPRNILDHEKIIWLGDLNYRINLSYEKTRELISKKEWSKLIERDQLIRELRKGRTFDGWSEGTLNFPPTYKYENNSEKYFGEDPKFGRRTPSWCDRILSYGKGMRQLCYRRAEINFSDHRPVTASYVAEVEVFSSKKLQRALTLTDAEIENEDFAANMGFDA; encoded by the exons atgagaagaaggaaGTCAGAGACTTTCCGGGCTCAGTATATaaacacaaaagaaatcaa AATACGCGTTGGGACATGGAATGTCGGAGGAAAGCTTCCACCCGATGATCTAGATATTGATGAGTGGCTAAACATCAGTGAGCCTGCTGACATCTATGTGCTTGG TCTTCAAGAGATTGTGCCCTTAAATGCTGGAAATATATTTGGGGCTGAAGATAACCGGCCGGTACCAAAATGGGAAAACATCATACGTGAAACACTGAACAGAGTCCGACCCACAAAGGCCAAGGTTAAATGCTATAGTGATCCTCCATCTCCATCAAGGTTTAAACCATCTGAAGACATCCCTGACATTGAAGAGGAGTTACTACTTGAGACTGACAGTGATGGAGATGAGGAAGTTCATCCTATTGATGATGAACTCGATGGCTTTGGCGAGGAAAGACCAGTCACAGACAGAAGTACATTCACGACTTTCGGGGGTGCACACAATGCTGACGGTGGCAAGTTTAGTGAACTGGATGGCCAAGACTTGGAGAGGCAATTCTCTTCTCCAAAGAGGTTAGATCGATTGAATTGCTTAAGGACACAAGAGGAAGTAGAAGCCCCATTGGCTCAGCGCAACACTAAATTGACAAGAATGCTGAGTGGTTCTGAGAGAATTGGTTTAATCTGGCCAGAGCCTCCATTAAATTTGATATCTGAGGGTGTTCTTGAGAGACCAAATTCTTTCAAGTCAATAAGATCGTTTCAAGTGTCAAAGTCTTTCAAAACAGTTAATTCCTtcaagtcatttacaaatgaaGCTCCACTGGATCTGTCGTTGCTGGCAGAACTGGACATCGAATCCCTTTTAAAACGGAAAAGACAAAAACCTTATGTCAGGATAGTCAGCAAGCAGATGGTTGGGATATTCCTAACAATTTGGGTTCGCAGGAGCTTACGCAGGCACATTCAGAACTTAAAGGTGTCGACTGTTGGTGTGGGCGTTATGGGCTACATAGGCAACAAG GGATCAGTATCAGTCAGCATGTCCATTTATCAGACGTTTTTCTGCTTTATTTGCACTCATCTTACCGCGGGAGAAAAAGATGGGGATGAACTGAAGAGGAATGCTGATGTGCGTGAAATACGTCGTAGAACTCACTTTCGTGCAGTGTCTGGAATCAGACTTCCCAGAAATATTCTCGACCACGA aaaaattatctggTTAGGTGACTTGAACTACCGGATCAACTTGTCATATGAGAAGACAAGAGAACTCATCTCAAAAAAGGAGTGGTCCAAGTTGATTGAGAGAGATCAG CTTATACGAGAGCTAAGAAAAGGCCGCACTTTTGATGGGTGGTCCGAGGGTACTTTGAATTTCCCACCCACATACAAGTATGAAAATAATTCAGAGAAGTATTTCGGAGAGGATCCCAAGTTTGGAAGACGTACCCCATCCTG GTGTGATCGCATTCTTTCATACGGCAAAGGAATGAGACAACTCTGCTATAGGAGAGCTGAAATAAATTTCTCTGATCATCGACCTGTGACTGCCTCATACGTGGCAGAGGTTGAGGTGTTTTCTTCTAAGAAGTTGCAGCGTGCCCTCACCCTCACTGATGCAGAAATAGAAAACGAGGATTTTGCGGCAAACATGGGTTTTGATGCTTGA
- the LOC104449579 gene encoding type IV inositol polyphosphate 5-phosphatase 3 isoform X3 yields MRERSKNQPELFWPRVVVRKWLNISAKDSDYSADSDDEDDDVESVSDIEEFDHAGRGSRLRNCCSNDAQVDPLGNVPTAETRTIPRMRRRKSETFRAQYINTKEIKIRVGTWNVGGKLPPDDLDIDEWLNISEPADIYVLGLQEIVPLNAGNIFGAEDNRPVPKWENIIRETLNRVRPTKAKVKCYSDPPSPSRFKPSEDIPDIEEELLLETDSDGDEEVHPIDDELDGFGEERPVTDRSTFTTFGGAHNADGGKFSELDGQDLERQFSSPKRLDRLNCLRTQEEVEAPLAQRNTKLTRMLSGSERIGLIWPEPPLNLISEGVLERPNSFKSIRSFQVSKSFKTVNSFKSFTNEAPLDLSLLAELDIESLLKRKRQKPYVRIVSKQMVGIFLTIWVRRSLRRHIQNLKVSTVGVGVMGYIGNKGSVSVSMSIYQTFFCFICTHLTAGEKDGDELKRNADVREIRRRTHFRAVSGIRLPRNILDHEKIIWLGDLNYRINLSYEKTRELISKKEWSKLIERDQLIRELRKGRTFDGWSEGTLNFPPTYKYENNSEKYFGEDPKFGRRTPSWCDRILSYGKGMRQLCYRRAEINFSDHRPVTASYVAEVEVFSSKKLQRALTLTDAEIENEDFAANMGFDA; encoded by the exons ATGAGGGAACGGTCAAAGAATCAACCggag CTGTTCTGGCCGAGGGTGGTCGTGCGCAAATGGCTCAACATCAGCGCCAAGGATTCGGATTACAGCGCCGATTCTGATGACGAAGACGACGACGTTGAGTCCGTCTCCGACATTGAAG AATTTGATCATGCGGGAAGGGGGTCTCGGCTTAGGAATTGCTGCAGCAATGATGCTCAAGTCGATCCTCTTGGTAATGTTCCCACTGCAGAAACAC GTACTATTccaagaatgagaagaaggaaGTCAGAGACTTTCCGGGCTCAGTATATaaacacaaaagaaatcaa AATACGCGTTGGGACATGGAATGTCGGAGGAAAGCTTCCACCCGATGATCTAGATATTGATGAGTGGCTAAACATCAGTGAGCCTGCTGACATCTATGTGCTTGG TCTTCAAGAGATTGTGCCCTTAAATGCTGGAAATATATTTGGGGCTGAAGATAACCGGCCGGTACCAAAATGGGAAAACATCATACGTGAAACACTGAACAGAGTCCGACCCACAAAGGCCAAGGTTAAATGCTATAGTGATCCTCCATCTCCATCAAGGTTTAAACCATCTGAAGACATCCCTGACATTGAAGAGGAGTTACTACTTGAGACTGACAGTGATGGAGATGAGGAAGTTCATCCTATTGATGATGAACTCGATGGCTTTGGCGAGGAAAGACCAGTCACAGACAGAAGTACATTCACGACTTTCGGGGGTGCACACAATGCTGACGGTGGCAAGTTTAGTGAACTGGATGGCCAAGACTTGGAGAGGCAATTCTCTTCTCCAAAGAGGTTAGATCGATTGAATTGCTTAAGGACACAAGAGGAAGTAGAAGCCCCATTGGCTCAGCGCAACACTAAATTGACAAGAATGCTGAGTGGTTCTGAGAGAATTGGTTTAATCTGGCCAGAGCCTCCATTAAATTTGATATCTGAGGGTGTTCTTGAGAGACCAAATTCTTTCAAGTCAATAAGATCGTTTCAAGTGTCAAAGTCTTTCAAAACAGTTAATTCCTtcaagtcatttacaaatgaaGCTCCACTGGATCTGTCGTTGCTGGCAGAACTGGACATCGAATCCCTTTTAAAACGGAAAAGACAAAAACCTTATGTCAGGATAGTCAGCAAGCAGATGGTTGGGATATTCCTAACAATTTGGGTTCGCAGGAGCTTACGCAGGCACATTCAGAACTTAAAGGTGTCGACTGTTGGTGTGGGCGTTATGGGCTACATAGGCAACAAG GGATCAGTATCAGTCAGCATGTCCATTTATCAGACGTTTTTCTGCTTTATTTGCACTCATCTTACCGCGGGAGAAAAAGATGGGGATGAACTGAAGAGGAATGCTGATGTGCGTGAAATACGTCGTAGAACTCACTTTCGTGCAGTGTCTGGAATCAGACTTCCCAGAAATATTCTCGACCACGA aaaaattatctggTTAGGTGACTTGAACTACCGGATCAACTTGTCATATGAGAAGACAAGAGAACTCATCTCAAAAAAGGAGTGGTCCAAGTTGATTGAGAGAGATCAG CTTATACGAGAGCTAAGAAAAGGCCGCACTTTTGATGGGTGGTCCGAGGGTACTTTGAATTTCCCACCCACATACAAGTATGAAAATAATTCAGAGAAGTATTTCGGAGAGGATCCCAAGTTTGGAAGACGTACCCCATCCTG GTGTGATCGCATTCTTTCATACGGCAAAGGAATGAGACAACTCTGCTATAGGAGAGCTGAAATAAATTTCTCTGATCATCGACCTGTGACTGCCTCATACGTGGCAGAGGTTGAGGTGTTTTCTTCTAAGAAGTTGCAGCGTGCCCTCACCCTCACTGATGCAGAAATAGAAAACGAGGATTTTGCGGCAAACATGGGTTTTGATGCTTGA
- the LOC104449579 gene encoding type IV inositol polyphosphate 5-phosphatase 3 isoform X2 — translation MRERSKNQPERSWAEMCCLGWCSLQLFWPRVVVRKWLNISAKDSDYSADSDDEDDDVESVSDIEEFDHAGRGSRLRNCCSNDAQVDPLGTIPRMRRRKSETFRAQYINTKEIKIRVGTWNVGGKLPPDDLDIDEWLNISEPADIYVLGLQEIVPLNAGNIFGAEDNRPVPKWENIIRETLNRVRPTKAKVKCYSDPPSPSRFKPSEDIPDIEEELLLETDSDGDEEVHPIDDELDGFGEERPVTDRSTFTTFGGAHNADGGKFSELDGQDLERQFSSPKRLDRLNCLRTQEEVEAPLAQRNTKLTRMLSGSERIGLIWPEPPLNLISEGVLERPNSFKSIRSFQVSKSFKTVNSFKSFTNEAPLDLSLLAELDIESLLKRKRQKPYVRIVSKQMVGIFLTIWVRRSLRRHIQNLKVSTVGVGVMGYIGNKGSVSVSMSIYQTFFCFICTHLTAGEKDGDELKRNADVREIRRRTHFRAVSGIRLPRNILDHEKIIWLGDLNYRINLSYEKTRELISKKEWSKLIERDQLIRELRKGRTFDGWSEGTLNFPPTYKYENNSEKYFGEDPKFGRRTPSWCDRILSYGKGMRQLCYRRAEINFSDHRPVTASYVAEVEVFSSKKLQRALTLTDAEIENEDFAANMGFDA, via the exons ATGAGGGAACGGTCAAAGAATCAACCggag AGAAGTTGGGCTGAAATGTGTTGTTTGGGTTGGTGCTCCCTGCAGCTGTTCTGGCCGAGGGTGGTCGTGCGCAAATGGCTCAACATCAGCGCCAAGGATTCGGATTACAGCGCCGATTCTGATGACGAAGACGACGACGTTGAGTCCGTCTCCGACATTGAAG AATTTGATCATGCGGGAAGGGGGTCTCGGCTTAGGAATTGCTGCAGCAATGATGCTCAAGTCGATCCTCTTG GTACTATTccaagaatgagaagaaggaaGTCAGAGACTTTCCGGGCTCAGTATATaaacacaaaagaaatcaa AATACGCGTTGGGACATGGAATGTCGGAGGAAAGCTTCCACCCGATGATCTAGATATTGATGAGTGGCTAAACATCAGTGAGCCTGCTGACATCTATGTGCTTGG TCTTCAAGAGATTGTGCCCTTAAATGCTGGAAATATATTTGGGGCTGAAGATAACCGGCCGGTACCAAAATGGGAAAACATCATACGTGAAACACTGAACAGAGTCCGACCCACAAAGGCCAAGGTTAAATGCTATAGTGATCCTCCATCTCCATCAAGGTTTAAACCATCTGAAGACATCCCTGACATTGAAGAGGAGTTACTACTTGAGACTGACAGTGATGGAGATGAGGAAGTTCATCCTATTGATGATGAACTCGATGGCTTTGGCGAGGAAAGACCAGTCACAGACAGAAGTACATTCACGACTTTCGGGGGTGCACACAATGCTGACGGTGGCAAGTTTAGTGAACTGGATGGCCAAGACTTGGAGAGGCAATTCTCTTCTCCAAAGAGGTTAGATCGATTGAATTGCTTAAGGACACAAGAGGAAGTAGAAGCCCCATTGGCTCAGCGCAACACTAAATTGACAAGAATGCTGAGTGGTTCTGAGAGAATTGGTTTAATCTGGCCAGAGCCTCCATTAAATTTGATATCTGAGGGTGTTCTTGAGAGACCAAATTCTTTCAAGTCAATAAGATCGTTTCAAGTGTCAAAGTCTTTCAAAACAGTTAATTCCTtcaagtcatttacaaatgaaGCTCCACTGGATCTGTCGTTGCTGGCAGAACTGGACATCGAATCCCTTTTAAAACGGAAAAGACAAAAACCTTATGTCAGGATAGTCAGCAAGCAGATGGTTGGGATATTCCTAACAATTTGGGTTCGCAGGAGCTTACGCAGGCACATTCAGAACTTAAAGGTGTCGACTGTTGGTGTGGGCGTTATGGGCTACATAGGCAACAAG GGATCAGTATCAGTCAGCATGTCCATTTATCAGACGTTTTTCTGCTTTATTTGCACTCATCTTACCGCGGGAGAAAAAGATGGGGATGAACTGAAGAGGAATGCTGATGTGCGTGAAATACGTCGTAGAACTCACTTTCGTGCAGTGTCTGGAATCAGACTTCCCAGAAATATTCTCGACCACGA aaaaattatctggTTAGGTGACTTGAACTACCGGATCAACTTGTCATATGAGAAGACAAGAGAACTCATCTCAAAAAAGGAGTGGTCCAAGTTGATTGAGAGAGATCAG CTTATACGAGAGCTAAGAAAAGGCCGCACTTTTGATGGGTGGTCCGAGGGTACTTTGAATTTCCCACCCACATACAAGTATGAAAATAATTCAGAGAAGTATTTCGGAGAGGATCCCAAGTTTGGAAGACGTACCCCATCCTG GTGTGATCGCATTCTTTCATACGGCAAAGGAATGAGACAACTCTGCTATAGGAGAGCTGAAATAAATTTCTCTGATCATCGACCTGTGACTGCCTCATACGTGGCAGAGGTTGAGGTGTTTTCTTCTAAGAAGTTGCAGCGTGCCCTCACCCTCACTGATGCAGAAATAGAAAACGAGGATTTTGCGGCAAACATGGGTTTTGATGCTTGA
- the LOC104449579 gene encoding type IV inositol polyphosphate 5-phosphatase 3 isoform X1: MRERSKNQPERSWAEMCCLGWCSLQLFWPRVVVRKWLNISAKDSDYSADSDDEDDDVESVSDIEEFDHAGRGSRLRNCCSNDAQVDPLGNVPTAETRTIPRMRRRKSETFRAQYINTKEIKIRVGTWNVGGKLPPDDLDIDEWLNISEPADIYVLGLQEIVPLNAGNIFGAEDNRPVPKWENIIRETLNRVRPTKAKVKCYSDPPSPSRFKPSEDIPDIEEELLLETDSDGDEEVHPIDDELDGFGEERPVTDRSTFTTFGGAHNADGGKFSELDGQDLERQFSSPKRLDRLNCLRTQEEVEAPLAQRNTKLTRMLSGSERIGLIWPEPPLNLISEGVLERPNSFKSIRSFQVSKSFKTVNSFKSFTNEAPLDLSLLAELDIESLLKRKRQKPYVRIVSKQMVGIFLTIWVRRSLRRHIQNLKVSTVGVGVMGYIGNKGSVSVSMSIYQTFFCFICTHLTAGEKDGDELKRNADVREIRRRTHFRAVSGIRLPRNILDHEKIIWLGDLNYRINLSYEKTRELISKKEWSKLIERDQLIRELRKGRTFDGWSEGTLNFPPTYKYENNSEKYFGEDPKFGRRTPSWCDRILSYGKGMRQLCYRRAEINFSDHRPVTASYVAEVEVFSSKKLQRALTLTDAEIENEDFAANMGFDA, encoded by the exons ATGAGGGAACGGTCAAAGAATCAACCggag AGAAGTTGGGCTGAAATGTGTTGTTTGGGTTGGTGCTCCCTGCAGCTGTTCTGGCCGAGGGTGGTCGTGCGCAAATGGCTCAACATCAGCGCCAAGGATTCGGATTACAGCGCCGATTCTGATGACGAAGACGACGACGTTGAGTCCGTCTCCGACATTGAAG AATTTGATCATGCGGGAAGGGGGTCTCGGCTTAGGAATTGCTGCAGCAATGATGCTCAAGTCGATCCTCTTGGTAATGTTCCCACTGCAGAAACAC GTACTATTccaagaatgagaagaaggaaGTCAGAGACTTTCCGGGCTCAGTATATaaacacaaaagaaatcaa AATACGCGTTGGGACATGGAATGTCGGAGGAAAGCTTCCACCCGATGATCTAGATATTGATGAGTGGCTAAACATCAGTGAGCCTGCTGACATCTATGTGCTTGG TCTTCAAGAGATTGTGCCCTTAAATGCTGGAAATATATTTGGGGCTGAAGATAACCGGCCGGTACCAAAATGGGAAAACATCATACGTGAAACACTGAACAGAGTCCGACCCACAAAGGCCAAGGTTAAATGCTATAGTGATCCTCCATCTCCATCAAGGTTTAAACCATCTGAAGACATCCCTGACATTGAAGAGGAGTTACTACTTGAGACTGACAGTGATGGAGATGAGGAAGTTCATCCTATTGATGATGAACTCGATGGCTTTGGCGAGGAAAGACCAGTCACAGACAGAAGTACATTCACGACTTTCGGGGGTGCACACAATGCTGACGGTGGCAAGTTTAGTGAACTGGATGGCCAAGACTTGGAGAGGCAATTCTCTTCTCCAAAGAGGTTAGATCGATTGAATTGCTTAAGGACACAAGAGGAAGTAGAAGCCCCATTGGCTCAGCGCAACACTAAATTGACAAGAATGCTGAGTGGTTCTGAGAGAATTGGTTTAATCTGGCCAGAGCCTCCATTAAATTTGATATCTGAGGGTGTTCTTGAGAGACCAAATTCTTTCAAGTCAATAAGATCGTTTCAAGTGTCAAAGTCTTTCAAAACAGTTAATTCCTtcaagtcatttacaaatgaaGCTCCACTGGATCTGTCGTTGCTGGCAGAACTGGACATCGAATCCCTTTTAAAACGGAAAAGACAAAAACCTTATGTCAGGATAGTCAGCAAGCAGATGGTTGGGATATTCCTAACAATTTGGGTTCGCAGGAGCTTACGCAGGCACATTCAGAACTTAAAGGTGTCGACTGTTGGTGTGGGCGTTATGGGCTACATAGGCAACAAG GGATCAGTATCAGTCAGCATGTCCATTTATCAGACGTTTTTCTGCTTTATTTGCACTCATCTTACCGCGGGAGAAAAAGATGGGGATGAACTGAAGAGGAATGCTGATGTGCGTGAAATACGTCGTAGAACTCACTTTCGTGCAGTGTCTGGAATCAGACTTCCCAGAAATATTCTCGACCACGA aaaaattatctggTTAGGTGACTTGAACTACCGGATCAACTTGTCATATGAGAAGACAAGAGAACTCATCTCAAAAAAGGAGTGGTCCAAGTTGATTGAGAGAGATCAG CTTATACGAGAGCTAAGAAAAGGCCGCACTTTTGATGGGTGGTCCGAGGGTACTTTGAATTTCCCACCCACATACAAGTATGAAAATAATTCAGAGAAGTATTTCGGAGAGGATCCCAAGTTTGGAAGACGTACCCCATCCTG GTGTGATCGCATTCTTTCATACGGCAAAGGAATGAGACAACTCTGCTATAGGAGAGCTGAAATAAATTTCTCTGATCATCGACCTGTGACTGCCTCATACGTGGCAGAGGTTGAGGTGTTTTCTTCTAAGAAGTTGCAGCGTGCCCTCACCCTCACTGATGCAGAAATAGAAAACGAGGATTTTGCGGCAAACATGGGTTTTGATGCTTGA